The following proteins are encoded in a genomic region of Neurospora crassa OR74A linkage group VI, whole genome shotgun sequence:
- a CDS encoding rds1, with the protein MAGFKLSAGVGLLGLAARSLAVPAPIYSEPTTTFSVPKVTGVVEPVTNVTSHGPYLSMEATPTTTGALSTSVLAPSVPALPPGPDAYKYPSDGQLHAPQPAPYTPAGGVGTNGSAPVYRVLSDFDYQSIALALHQEWIELDLFHWGLATFSVEDFEEAGLTAEDRHLIEFMADQEVGHATLLSNILGPSAPNQCTYNYPATNVHEFIDFCQKLTRYGESGVYGFLNHLNAHDVGQLLLQSITTEARQQMIFRQFEGLFPMPVWFEVGIPQSWAWSLLAPYISSCPENNTRLIWQNYPALNILNQPNPFRINGSYVWNETTDGGYANTASYQDIDESDDCTKSTDVGVSCAPGITRNRSMPLSYPGRQVFLEWDEPGKPIGPNNSYVTDTQAGAPKFAAWVSQLNVTYSPLENIQGNSAYTVQPDVSTFDGNPAINGTIFLVLTDEDLYVTPYNLTQLNPHVYAVGMYQSG; encoded by the coding sequence ATGGCTGGGTTCAAACTCTCGGCAGGcgttggccttcttggcctcgctGCTAGATCGCTTGCCGTTCCCGCTCCCATCTACTCGgagcccaccaccaccttctcgGTCCCCAAGGTCACCGGAGTGGTTGAGCCCGTTACCAATGTAACATCTCATGGGCCCTACCTCTCCATGGAGGCCACACCAACTACTACTGGTGCCTTGTCGACGTCCGTCCTTGCTCCCTCAGTTCCAGCTCTTCCGCCTGGGCCAGACGCTTACAAGTACCCGAGTGATGGGCAACTTCACGCTCCTCAGCCTGCCCCTTACACTCCGGCTGGCGGTGTCGGCACCAACGGCTCTGCTCCCGTTTACAGGGTGCTGTCCGACTTCGACTACCAATCCATCGCCCTGGCTCTACACCAGGAATGGATTGAGCTCGATCTCTTCCACTGGGGTCTCGCCACATTCTCAGTTGAGGACTTTGAGGAGGCCGGCCTCACTGCTGAGGACCGTCACTTGATCGAGTTCATGGCAGACCAGGAGGTCGGCCACGCTACTCTGCTCAGCAACATCCTTGGGCCCTCTGCCCCCAACCAGTGCACCTACAACTACCCTGCCACGAATGTGCACGAGTTCATCGACTTTTGCCAGAAGTTGACTCGCTACGGAGAGTCCGGTGTCTACGGCTTCCTTAACCACCTCAACGCCCACGATGTCggccagctgctgctgcagtccatcaccaccgaggCCCGTCAGCAGATGATCTTCCGCCAGTTCGAGGGTCTCTTCCCCATGCCCGTGTGGTTCGAGGTCGGCATTCCCCAGTCCTGGGCCTGGTCTCTTCTCGCTCCCTACATCTCTTCGTGCCCCGAGAACAACACCCGTCTAATCTGGCAGAACTACCCGGCCCTCAACATCCTGAACCAGCCCAATCCGTTCCGCATCAACGGCTCTTACGTATGGAACGAGACCACGGACGGCGGCTACGCCAACACGGCCTCGTACCAGGACATTGACGAGAGCGATGACTGCACCAAGTCGACGGACGTTGGCGTCTCGTGCGCCCCCGGCATCACCCGCAACCGCTCCATGCCCCTCTCGTACCCCGGCCGCCAGGTCTTCCTTGAGTGGGACGAGCCCGGCAAGCCCATCGGCCCCAACAACTCGTATGTTACCGACACCCAGGCTGGTGCGCCCAAGTTCGCCGCGTGGGTCTCGCAGCTCAACGTCACATACTCGCCTCTGGAGAACATCCAGGGCAACAGCGCCTACACGGTCCAGCCTGATGTCAGCACTTTTGATGGCAACCCGGCTATCAACGGTACGATCTTCCTTGTCTTGACTGATGAGGATCTGTATGTTACTCCGTACAACTTGACGCAGCTGAACCCTCACGTTTATGCTGTTGGCATGTACCAGTCTGGTTAA
- the ncw-1 gene encoding non-anchored cell wall protein 1 — protein MFSFSRSAAWSCLLVALHFTLALAAKSLTNTILILARDTYSGTSAAEGLQGYGIPYQIVLVPQAGITLPALATGTDQGNYGGIIVVSELSYQYSDGWRSAITAAQWETIYTYQTNFGVRLVRLDVFPSTDLGVDLAVAGAGCCNTGVEQLISFSDVSDFPTANVKTGAGVSTQGLWHYPAKIVNSTIAKPIATFAPSSDGTFSTTSVAAIINTFGTRQQMVWFTSWATDWALASNYLQHGFIHWMTRGLFVGKRKIHLSTQVDDMGLETEIYHPAGKNFRIRISDLETHATWQSNINTRLPAGSHYFVEMGHNGNGDFIEGLPKATSENMCNPSEAVDYESPPDTPLDFKKPLGTGLTLWKSTFVNYTWSLQCALLDDITTWFFNHINTFASVSHTFTHEELNNATYSDANKEIYFNQAWLNQIGFGASSMFSPLGLIPPAITGLLNGDAIKAFLDNGIRYVVGDNTRPILRNPENSFWPAITNVATNGYDGLVIIPRWATTIYYNCDTQECTLQEWIDTSAGAAPFSNLLDDARRVNVRYLLGLHPDPYMFHQANLRSGDVDQITVGSVSGKLSLLQIWVETITQEMVRLTNWPITSLKHDDIGRLFVDRMTLDKCNPNMQYNYSADGTKIVSVTVTATNNQCSVPIPVTVPASASGSATVDALGNEPKIYWTTLSGSPVTLTLSSQISI, from the exons ATGTTCTCCTTCTCTAGGAGCGCAGCTTGGAGCTGCCTCTTGGTGGCCTTACACTTCACCCTCGCCTTGGCCGCCAAGTCgctcaccaacaccatcctcatcctcgcccGCGACACCTACTCGGGTACTTCCGCTGCCGAAGGCCTGCAGGGCTATGGCATCCCTTACCAGATCGTGCTGGTGCCCCAGGCCGGCATCACCCTCCCTGCCCTGGCCACCGGCACCGACCAGGGAAACTACGGcggcatcatcgtcgtcagcGAGCTCTCGTACCAGTACAGCGACGGCTGGCGCTCCGCCATCACGGCCGCGCAATGGGAGACCATCTACACCTACCAGACCAACTTCGGTGTCCGCCTGGTCCGCCTTGACGTCTTCCCCAGCACGGACTTGGGCGTCGACCTGGCCGTTGCCGGTGCCGGCTGCTGCAACACGGGCGTCGAGCAGCTCATCTCCTTCTCGGACGTCTCCGACTTCCCTACCGCCAACGTCAAGACCGGCGCCGGCGTGAGCACCCAGGGTCTGTGGCACTACCCGGCCAAGATCGTCAACTCGACCATCGCCAAGCCCATTGCCACGTTTGCTCCTTCTTCCGATGGCACCTTTTCCACCACCAGCGTCgcggccatcatcaacacgtTTGGCACTCGCCAGCAGATGGTCTGGTTCACCTCGTGGGCCACCGACTGGGCCTTGGCCTCCAACTACCTCCAGCACGGCTTCATCCACTGGATGACCCGCGGTCTCTTCGTCGGCAAGCGCAAGATCCACCTGTCCACCCAGGTCGACGACATGGGCCTCGAGACCGAGATCTACCACCCGGCCGGCAAGAACTTCCGCATCCGCATCTCGGATCTCGAGACCCACGCCACCTGGCaaagcaacatcaacacccgTCTGCCCGCCGGCTCCCACTACTTCGTCGAGATGGGccacaacggcaacggcgacTTTATCGAGGGCCTACCCAAAGCCACCAGCGAGAACATGTGCAACCCCTCCGAGGCCGTCGACTACGAGTCTCCCCCCGACACGCCTCTGGACTTTAAGAAGCCGCTCGGCACCGGTCTCACCCTCTGGAAATCCACTTTCGTGAACTACACCTGGTCGCTGCAGTGCGCTCTGCTAGACGACATCACGACGTGGTTCTTCAACCACATCAACACCTTTGCGTCCGTGTCTCACACCTTCACGCACGAGGAGCTCAACAACGCCACCTACAGCGACGCCAACAAGGAGATCTACTTCAACCAAGCCTGGCTCAACCAGATCGGCTTCGGCGCCTCCTCCATGTTTTCTCCCCTCGGTCTAATCCCGCCCGCCATCACGGGCTTGCTCAACGGCGACGCCATCAAGGCCTTTTTGGATAACGGCATCCGCTACGTCGTCGGCGACAACACGCGCCCCATCCTGCGGAACCCCGAGAACTCGTTCTGGCCGGCCATTACTAACGTCGCGACTAACGGGTATGATggcctcgtcatcatcccgCGCTGGGCTACGACCATTTACTATAACTGCGATACGCAGGAATGCACGTTGCAGGAGTGGATCGATACCTCGGCTGGCGCGGCGCCCTTTAGCAACCTGCTGGACGATGCCCGCCGCGTGAATGTTCGGTACTTGTTGGGTCTCCATCCTGATCCGTACATGTTCCACCAGGCCAACTTGCgcagtggtgatgttgatcaGATCACTGTTGGGTCTGTGAGCGGCAAGCTCTCGCTGCTTCAGATCTGGGTGGAGACCATCACGCAGGAGATGGTCCGTCTTACCAACTGGCCTATTACTTCGCTGAAGCATGATGATATCGGTCGTCTGTTTGTTGATCGCATGACTCTTGA CAAATGCAACCCCAACATGCAGTATAACTACTCCGCTGATGGCACCAAGATCGTCAGCGTGACTGTTACTGCCACCAACAACCAGTGCTCTGTCCCTATCCCCGTCACCGTGCCCGCTTCCGCGTCTGGATCGGCTACTGTTGATGCTCTAGGCAATGAGCCCAAGATTTACTGGACTACACTGTCCGGTTCGCCTGTCACTTTGACGCTTTCTTCGCAAATCAGCATCTAA
- a CDS encoding endo alpha-1,4 polygalactosaminidase precursor, with product MADTPKSGQSEEHQAKPVVVDEAGLKSAGTAPPRRRSRKILYIAIAAAVVVVLGLALGLGLGLGLKDHGGRGDENEPSGPTPSEPPVTPNGTVWQPPVGAKWQIILNSVLDVPSANAKTTQALTPDVPVWDFDMFLHRNTNVISNLHSLGKRAICYFSAGSYEPYTPDNTSFVAADLGKTMDGWPDEKWLDIRRPSVRNIMLKRLDIAASMKCDAVDPDNVDGYQNANGLGLTKQDTIDFVRFLGKEASKRGLAMGLKNAGEVIEDVLDVVQFSVNEQCAQYNECDTFEKFTAAGKPVFHIEYPSGAPKAVKTQDSRKLCGATGADRFSTVLKGMDLDAWVEYCDGNVAETKVANTSDDGSDDE from the coding sequence ATGGCGGACACGCCCAAGTCCGGCCAGTCGGAGGAGCACCAGGCAAAgcccgtcgtcgtcgacgagGCCGGCCTCAAATCGGCGGGAACTGCCCCACCCCGGCGCCGATCCCGCAAGATCCTCTAcatcgccatcgccgccgccgtcgtcgtcgtcctcggtCTCGCACTCGGACTCGGCCTAGGTCTCGGTCTCAAGGACCACGGCGGCCGCGGCGACGAAAACGAGCCCTCTGGCCCGACTCCCTCCGAACCACCCGTCACCCCCAACGGCACAGTCTGGCAACCCCCCGTCGGCGCCAAATGGCAAATCATTCTCAACTCGGTCCTCGACGTGCCGTCCGCCAACGCCAAAACCACACAGGCTTTAACTCCCGACGTGCCCGTCTGGGACTTTGACATGTTCCTCCACCGCAACACCAACGTCATTTCCAACCTGCACTCCCTCGGCAAGCGCGCCATCTGCTACTTCTCCGCCGGCTCCTACGAGCCCTACACGCCCGACAACACGTCCTTCGTCGCCGCCGACCTGGGAAAGACCATGGACGGCTGGCCCGACGAGAAGTGGCTCGACATCCGCCGGCCCTCGGTCCGCAACATTATGCTCAAGCGCCTGGACATTGCCGCCTCTATGAAGTGCGACGCCGTCGACCCGGACAACGTAGACGGCTACCAAAACGCCAACGGCCTGGGCCTGACCAAGCAAGACACGATTGACTTTGTGCGCTTCTTGGGTAAAGAAGCCTCCAAGCGCGGACTGGCCATGGGACTGAAAAATGCGGGCGAGGTCATTGAGGACGTCCTGGACGTGGTGCAGTTTTCGGTCAACGAGCAGTGCGCGCAGTACAACGAGTGCGATACGTTTGAAAAGTTCACGGCGGCGGGGAAGCCCGTGTTCCATATTGAGTACCCGAGTGGTGCGCCCAAGGCCGTCAAGACGCAGGATAGCAGGAAGCTGTGCGGCGCGACGGGGGCGGATAGGTTCAGTACCGTGTTGAAGGGCATGGATCTGGATGCGTGGGTGGAGTACTGCGATGGAAACGTGGCGGAGACCAAGGTTGCGAATACCTCTGATGATGGGTCGGATGATgagtga